In the Fusobacterium varium genome, CATTTAGAGAAAAAAGAGGTTTTTAAAAATAATCATATAGCTGTATATAGTGAAAAATTACAACTTCCTAATGATAAAGTTGTAGAGTGGACATTTACCTCAAAAAGAGAAGCTGTTGGTGTTATTGCTGTTTTTGATGATGATACAACTTTATTGGTTAAACAATATCGTCCTGCTGTTCAACTTGTAACAACAGAGATTCCTGCTGGTATTCTTGAAAAGGGAGAAGATCCTAAAGATGCTGCTCTTAGAGAATTAGAAGAAGAAACAGGTTATAGAGCTGAAAAAATTGAGAAGATCTGTGAATTTTATAGTAGTCCTGGAATAACTGCTGGAAAATTTTATCTTTTCTATGCTGAAAACTTAAAAAAACTCATCAACATTTAGATGAAGATGAGTTTTTAGAAGTTGAAAGAGTACCTTTAAAAGATATTAATATTACATCTCTTTTTGATGCTAAAAGTATGTTGGCAGTTAATTATGCTAAGAAGAAAAGAAATTTATAATTATTTCTTTTGATTATGTTTAAATATATAAAAAGCAACTGCTATAATTATTGCTCCACCCAATAAACTTAAAGTATCTGGTATCTCTCCAAAGAAGATAAATCCTAAAATTATACCAAATACAATAGCTGAGTAATTGTAGATAGACACCTCCGTTGCTTTAGCATATTTATAAGCATATGTGATACCAAATTGTCCTACTGATGCAAAAACTCCAGTAGCTAGCAACAATCCAAGTTGTATAAATGTAGGTTGCACATACTCTGCCAATGCAAAGGGAGCTGTAAAGACTACAGAGATCAATGAGAAATAAAATATAATTGTGTCTGGACTCTCTTTATCTTTTAAATATCTAAGAAGAGTATAAGCAACTCCAGCTGATGCTGCTGACATAATTCCTGATAAACTAGGGAGCATCTCAAGAGAAAATTCAGGCTTGATTACTAACAATGCTCCTAAAAAAGTAATTATAATACTTAAAATTTGCTTATTATCAATCTTTTCTTTTAAAAAGATACATGCCATAATAGTTACAAATATAGGTGATAATTTCCCTAACATACTTGAGTCTGCTAAAGTTAGCTTTGATATAGCATAGAAATTTAACACAACTCCTGCTAAACCAAAACTAGAACGAGCTAATAGAGCAAGTTGATTCTCTCTCCTTCCAAACATAGGAGCAGAAGATTTTTTCAACATAAAAAATGCTACACCTAAACTAATTAAATTTCTAAAGAATACCTTTTCAAACAGCGGTATTCCTGTTACATACTTTACAGTTACACTCATAAATGTAAATCCTAAAGCAGAAATTAACATACAAAAAACTGCTTTTGTTTTATTCGACATATTGTCACTTCCTTTCAATTATATTATTTTATTAAGGGGGCAGATTTTGAAAAAGATAATTATTTTTTTATCACTTACTATGCTTTTATCTGGTTGCATGTTTTCAAAAGCTACCATTAGAAAAAATGAAAAAATTTCAAGATATTTTACTATGGGCGAGGCTGTCCATAGTGATATTGCCAAAAAATACAAAATTGACAACACACCTAACAAGTTACAAGCAGCAAATATAAAATATACTGCTATTAGATTGGACCAGCTTAGAAGATTACTTGGTCGCCCTTTAATTGTAACCAGCTGGTACAGAAGTGGGAAAGTAAATAGAAAAGTTGGTGGCTCTCGAACTTCTGCTCATAGTTCTGGACTAGCTGTAGATATACTATTAAAAAAAGGTTCTCAATATAAAGAGTTCCAAAAAGTAGTAAAATCTAATATGAAATTTGATCAATTAATATATTACCCTAAAAAAGGACATTTGCATATAGGTTTTAAAAAAAATATGAAAAAAGAGAGACGTCAAGTGTTCTGGAAATAGAAAAGGAGCAAAAATGAACATAAAAGATATTTTAGAAAAAAATGAGCTTACTAAAGATGATTTAGTTGCTCTTATGAAGATAGATAACCCTACTGATTTAGATATGCTTTTTAAAAAAGCTTATGAAGTCAAAGCTAAATATGTAGGTAAAAAAGTTTATTATAGAGGACTTATTGAAATAAGCAATGTTTGTATAAAAAATTGCAGATATTGTGGAATAAGAAGAGATAATCACAAAGTTGAAAGATTTTTAATGAATAAAGATGAAATTATGCAAGCTGTAAAATGGATATATGACAACAACTATGGTTCTATTGCTCTTCAATCTGGAGAAAGACAAGATAGTGAATTTGTAGATTTTATAGAAAATATAATTAAAGAGATTAAAAAATTATCTAATGGGAAATTAGGAATCACACTTTCTTTAGGGGAACAATCTTATGAAACATATAAAAGATGGTTTGATGCAGGAGCTCACAGATACCTTTTAAGAATTGAAAGTACCAATGAAAATATATTTAAACATATTCATCCTCAAGATCAAAAACATGAATTTCAAGTTAGAAAAAGATGTTTAGAATTTTTAAGAAATATTGGTTATCAAGTGGGAACTGGAGTTATGATTGGTATGCCAAATCAAACAGAAGAAGATTTAGTCAACGATATTCTTTTTTATAAAGATATGAAAATTGATATGATAGGTATGGGACCATATATTTTACATAAAGATACCCCATTGGGACAAGAATGGGAAGATATAGTTCCTTCCACTGAAAAGAGAGTTGAATTAGGTCTTAAAATGATAGCTATTACAAGAATTTTATTGAAAGATGTAAATATAGCGGCTACTACTGCACTTCAAGGACTTGATCCTCTAGGTAGAGAGAAGGGGCTTTTAGCTGGAGCAAATATTTTAATGCCTACTGCAACACTACAAAATTATAAGGGTAAATATCTACTTTATGATAACAAACCAGGAATTGATGATAGTGTTGAAAGGGCAAAAGCTTCACTAGATGAGAAAGTTAAAAGTGTTGGAGACGAAATAGTATATGGAGAGTGGGGAGATTCTCCTTACTTTAAAAGAAAAAATTCTTAAAACAAAAGCAGCCTCTTAAAATTATTGAGAAGCTGCTTTTATAATTTTATTTAAAAAATCTTTCTAAATCTTCCTCTACCTCTCCTATCCCACCAATATTAAAGTTTTCAATTAAAACCTTAGCTACATTTGGAGATAAGAAGCCTGGTAAAGTAGGACCTAGATGAATATTTTTTACTCCTAAATAAAGTAAACTTAATAATACAATTACTGCTTTTTGCTCATACCAAGATATATTATAAATTATTGGAAGCTTATTTATATCATCTAAATTAAATACCTCTTTTAATTTTAAAGCTATTAAAGCTAGAGAGTAAGAATCATTACATTGCCCTGCATCTAAAACTCTTGGAATGCCATTGATCATTCCTAAATCTAATTTATTATATCTATACTTTGCACAACCTGCTGTAAGTATAACTGTGTCTTTTGGAAGGTTTTTAGCAAACTCTGTATAGTACTCTCTTTTCTTGCTTCTTCCATCACATCCACCCATAACAACAAATCTTTTAATATCTCCATTTTTTATAGCTTCCACTATTTTATCTGCTAATTGAAAAACTTGATTATGAGCAAATCCCCCTATTATCTCTCCTGTTTCAATCTCTTTTGGTGGTAGAGTTCTCTTAGCCATTTCTATTACTTCTGAGAAATCTTTTACCTCTCCATCAATATGTTTACAACCTTCGAAAGATACAAGCCCTGTTGTAAAAATTCTATTTTTATATGATTCTTTAGGGGGAACTATACAATTTGTTGTCATTATAATCGGTCCATTAAAACTTTCAAACTCCTCTTGCTGTTTCCACCAAGCATTTCCATAATTTCCTATAAAATTACTATATTTTTTAAATTTTGGATAATAATGAGCTGGTAACATCTCTGAGTGAGTATATACATCTACTCCTGTTCCTTGGGTTTGTTCTAGTAACATCTCTAAATCTTTTAAATCATGTCCTGATATAAGTATTCCAGGATTTTTTCCAACTCCTATATTAACCTTTGTAATCTCAGGATCTCCATAGTTTTTAGTATTTGCTCTATCTAAAAGCTCCATTCCTGCCACACCATATTTACCCACTTCTAAAACAAGAGCTATTAATTCTTCAACTGTTATATCTTGTTTTAATGTTTCTACTAGAGCTTTCTCTATAAATAGATTTATACTATCATCTATCTCCTTTAAAACTGCTCCATGTTTAAGATAAGCAGCTAATCCTTTTAAACCATATACTATCATCTCTTTTAAACTTCTTTTATCCTCATCTTTTTCAAATAATATCCCTGCTTCTTCTATTTTTACTAAAAATTCTTCCCTTTTAATAGAGATTAAAGCAGCCTTTGATAGACCTTCTTTATTTCCCAATCTATTTAAAAGTTTCTCTTTTACTTTTAATGTTCTCTCTATCTTATCTTTTAAATCTTCACTATTAAAATTAACATTTGTTATTGTTGTAAAAAGATTTTCTATTACTAAAATATCAATCTCTCTTAATTCCTCTTTTCCTTCTTCTCTCAATCTCACTAAAATTTCTGAAATTCCTTTAGTTATATATATTAAAAGATCTTGTAAATACGCTACATCAGAAGTTT is a window encoding:
- a CDS encoding DMT family transporter; its protein translation is MSNKTKAVFCMLISALGFTFMSVTVKYVTGIPLFEKVFFRNLISLGVAFFMLKKSSAPMFGRRENQLALLARSSFGLAGVVLNFYAISKLTLADSSMLGKLSPIFVTIMACIFLKEKIDNKQILSIIITFLGALLVIKPEFSLEMLPSLSGIMSAASAGVAYTLLRYLKDKESPDTIIFYFSLISVVFTAPFALAEYVQPTFIQLGLLLATGVFASVGQFGITYAYKYAKATEVSIYNYSAIVFGIILGFIFFGEIPDTLSLLGGAIIIAVAFYIFKHNQKK
- the hydE gene encoding [FeFe] hydrogenase H-cluster radical SAM maturase HydE, whose amino-acid sequence is MNIKDILEKNELTKDDLVALMKIDNPTDLDMLFKKAYEVKAKYVGKKVYYRGLIEISNVCIKNCRYCGIRRDNHKVERFLMNKDEIMQAVKWIYDNNYGSIALQSGERQDSEFVDFIENIIKEIKKLSNGKLGITLSLGEQSYETYKRWFDAGAHRYLLRIESTNENIFKHIHPQDQKHEFQVRKRCLEFLRNIGYQVGTGVMIGMPNQTEEDLVNDILFYKDMKIDMIGMGPYILHKDTPLGQEWEDIVPSTEKRVELGLKMIAITRILLKDVNIAATTALQGLDPLGREKGLLAGANILMPTATLQNYKGKYLLYDNKPGIDDSVERAKASLDEKVKSVGDEIVYGEWGDSPYFKRKNS
- the hcp gene encoding hydroxylamine reductase; this encodes MENKMFCYQCQETAGCTECKIVGVCGKTSDVAYLQDLLIYITKGISEILVRLREEGKEELREIDILVIENLFTTITNVNFNSEDLKDKIERTLKVKEKLLNRLGNKEGLSKAALISIKREEFLVKIEEAGILFEKDEDKRSLKEMIVYGLKGLAAYLKHGAVLKEIDDSINLFIEKALVETLKQDITVEELIALVLEVGKYGVAGMELLDRANTKNYGDPEITKVNIGVGKNPGILISGHDLKDLEMLLEQTQGTGVDVYTHSEMLPAHYYPKFKKYSNFIGNYGNAWWKQQEEFESFNGPIIMTTNCIVPPKESYKNRIFTTGLVSFEGCKHIDGEVKDFSEVIEMAKRTLPPKEIETGEIIGGFAHNQVFQLADKIVEAIKNGDIKRFVVMGGCDGRSKKREYYTEFAKNLPKDTVILTAGCAKYRYNKLDLGMINGIPRVLDAGQCNDSYSLALIALKLKEVFNLDDINKLPIIYNISWYEQKAVIVLLSLLYLGVKNIHLGPTLPGFLSPNVAKVLIENFNIGGIGEVEEDLERFFK